The Chryseobacterium sp. 52 genome includes a region encoding these proteins:
- a CDS encoding response regulator transcription factor gives MKILIVEDEPELKDTVQTFLEAEYFIVEYALTYSAGLEKIISYEYDCILLDIMLPDGNGIDLLREIKKLHKKDPVIILSAKDSVDDKVAGLEIGADDYLAKPFHLAELMARIRSVIRRKNQDGENTITYKNISIDPENRTVKVGSEDLVLNRKEYDLLYYFVIHPEKTLQKTTLAEAIWGDYIDQADSLDFIYSQIKNLRKKLKSLHAEADFQAVYGIGYKFV, from the coding sequence ATGAAGATATTAATCGTAGAAGATGAGCCGGAACTGAAAGATACGGTACAGACCTTTCTGGAAGCAGAGTATTTTATTGTAGAATATGCCCTTACGTACAGTGCCGGGCTGGAAAAAATCATTTCTTATGAGTATGACTGTATTCTTCTGGACATTATGCTGCCGGACGGAAACGGAATTGACCTGCTAAGAGAAATCAAAAAGCTTCACAAAAAGGATCCTGTCATCATTTTATCGGCAAAAGATTCTGTAGATGACAAAGTAGCCGGACTCGAAATCGGGGCAGATGATTATCTCGCAAAACCATTTCATCTTGCAGAGCTGATGGCAAGAATCAGGTCTGTGATAAGAAGAAAGAATCAGGATGGTGAAAATACGATCACGTATAAAAATATCAGCATCGATCCGGAAAACAGAACCGTGAAAGTAGGAAGTGAAGACCTTGTTCTTAACCGTAAAGAATATGACTTACTGTATTATTTTGTGATCCATCCCGAAAAAACGCTGCAGAAAACAACTCTTGCAGAAGCGATCTGGGGAGATTATATTGACCAGGCAGACAGTCTTGATTTCATCTATTCACAGATCAAAAACCTCCGTAAAAAATTGAAATCACTCCACGCAGAAGCTGATTTTCAGGCCGTGTACGGAATAGGATATAAATTTGTCTGA
- a CDS encoding sensor histidine kinase: protein MKVSLKYYTIKYLIVILLLIIAVWAALFYAYILDEVYDNVDDGLKDRKIQIIKAVYHDDELLNSKDFGFNEFKIKPISESNYKEKNRLYNKMFYMEYDDKDQPYRVLETDFIDQFGKRQRLEIRTSTVEQDELVYDLTTALILLYILLVISIVAVNGYLLNKALRPFYTILEKLKKYQFGVSSLQEPQDYSIKEFEELNVEIEEMIERNELVFHQQKQFIENASHELQTPLAIVINKIDLVIQNDNPDKKNMNFLTEVKGDLRRMAGLNKSLLMLSKIENSQFNKTSKVDFNEMISELVKSYEDFIEFKKVNVNIIEKGFFGADFNPDLADILLSNLLKNAVKYNNQEGSVHIILENDRITFQNSGSGVPLDKTRIFNRFYKQGSDHSSTGLGLSIIRTITKQYPGWDIVYGFEDGMHCFILSKNNAVVS from the coding sequence ATGAAAGTTTCATTAAAATACTACACCATAAAATACCTGATCGTTATCCTTCTGCTGATTATTGCAGTTTGGGCAGCGCTCTTTTATGCCTATATTCTGGATGAAGTATATGATAATGTGGATGATGGACTGAAAGACAGAAAGATACAGATCATCAAAGCAGTATATCATGATGATGAATTATTGAACAGTAAGGATTTTGGGTTTAACGAATTTAAAATCAAGCCTATTTCAGAATCCAACTACAAAGAGAAGAACAGACTCTATAATAAGATGTTTTATATGGAGTACGACGACAAAGACCAGCCGTACAGAGTCCTTGAAACCGATTTTATAGATCAGTTCGGAAAACGCCAGAGACTCGAAATACGGACCTCTACCGTAGAGCAGGATGAATTGGTGTATGATCTGACAACGGCTTTAATTCTATTGTATATTCTGCTTGTGATTAGTATTGTGGCTGTCAATGGGTATCTGCTGAATAAGGCCTTGCGTCCTTTTTATACCATCCTGGAGAAGCTTAAAAAATACCAGTTCGGGGTTTCTTCCCTTCAGGAGCCTCAGGATTATTCCATCAAAGAATTTGAAGAGCTGAATGTGGAAATAGAGGAAATGATTGAGCGTAATGAACTTGTTTTCCATCAGCAGAAACAGTTCATTGAAAATGCGTCCCATGAACTCCAAACGCCTTTGGCTATTGTGATCAATAAGATAGATCTTGTGATTCAGAATGATAATCCCGATAAGAAAAACATGAACTTCCTCACTGAAGTAAAAGGAGATCTGAGAAGAATGGCAGGACTTAATAAATCCCTGCTGATGCTTTCAAAAATAGAAAACAGCCAGTTTAATAAAACTTCAAAAGTGGATTTTAATGAAATGATTTCAGAGCTGGTAAAAAGCTATGAAGATTTTATTGAGTTTAAAAAAGTTAATGTAAACATTATTGAAAAAGGATTCTTTGGCGCAGATTTCAATCCTGATCTGGCAGATATCCTGCTTTCCAATCTGCTTAAAAATGCTGTTAAATATAATAACCAGGAGGGCTCTGTACATATTATCTTAGAAAATGACAGGATAACCTTTCAGAACAGCGGCAGTGGAGTTCCGTTAGATAAAACACGGATCTTTAACCGTTTTTACAAACAGGGTTCAGATCACAGTTCTACGGGTTTGGGGCTTTCTATCATCAGGACTATAACAAAACAATATCCCGGTTGGGATATTGTCTATGGGTTTGAAGATGGGATGCATTGTTTTATTCTTTCTAAGAATAATGCTGTCGTATCTTAA
- the trpS gene encoding tryptophan--tRNA ligase, translated as MSRILTGIQATGTPHLGNLLGAIIPAIELSKQEGNESFLFIANLHSLTQIKDAKELKQNTYEIAAAWLACGLDTEKTYFYRQSDIPETCELSWHLSCFFPYQRLTLAHSFKDKADRLQDVNAGLFTYPILMAADILLYDAEVVPVGKDQLQHLEIARDVASRFNNQMGEVFVLPQSELQEDTKYVPGTDGRKMSKSMGNIINIFLPEKELKKQVMSIETDSKGLEEPKDPETDKVFAIYELIATPEQTEELRAKYLAGNFGYGHAKLELLNLILTRFEKERELFAYYMNNLDELEAKLQEGATKTRVVATETIKKVRASLGI; from the coding sequence ATGTCAAGAATTCTTACCGGCATTCAAGCCACCGGAACTCCCCATCTTGGAAATCTCCTTGGGGCTATCATTCCTGCAATTGAACTTTCTAAGCAGGAAGGAAATGAATCATTTTTATTTATCGCAAACCTTCACTCTCTTACCCAGATTAAAGATGCGAAAGAACTTAAACAGAATACCTACGAGATTGCTGCGGCTTGGCTTGCTTGTGGGCTGGATACAGAAAAAACATATTTTTACAGACAGAGTGACATCCCTGAAACCTGTGAACTTTCTTGGCATTTATCATGTTTTTTTCCTTACCAGAGATTAACCCTTGCCCATTCGTTTAAGGATAAGGCAGACAGACTTCAGGATGTTAACGCCGGGCTGTTTACCTACCCTATTCTGATGGCTGCAGATATTTTACTGTATGATGCAGAAGTTGTTCCCGTAGGAAAAGACCAGCTTCAGCATCTGGAAATTGCCCGTGATGTAGCCTCAAGGTTCAATAATCAGATGGGAGAAGTTTTTGTACTGCCTCAGTCTGAGCTTCAGGAAGACACGAAATATGTTCCCGGAACAGATGGCCGTAAAATGTCTAAATCCATGGGGAATATCATCAACATCTTCTTACCTGAAAAGGAACTGAAAAAGCAGGTGATGAGTATAGAAACCGATTCTAAAGGTCTGGAAGAACCAAAAGACCCTGAAACAGATAAAGTGTTTGCAATCTACGAACTGATCGCCACTCCTGAACAGACAGAAGAATTAAGAGCGAAATACCTGGCCGGAAACTTCGGTTACGGACATGCAAAACTGGAACTTTTAAATCTTATTCTGACCCGTTTTGAAAAAGAAAGAGAATTGTTCGCCTATTATATGAACAATCTGGACGAACTGGAAGCAAAACTTCAGGAAGGTGCCACAAAAACAAGAGTGGTAGCAACAGAAACCATTAAAAAAGTAAGAGCTAGCTTAGGAATTTAA
- a CDS encoding vancomycin high temperature exclusion protein, whose translation MKKVIKNIFKIFLLLLAAGIIFIAWANYSIKKESSAFLSYLATDVPETKTALLLGTGKTLSNGMPNAYFDNRIQAAIDLYKSGKVKYIIVSGDNSSKDYNEPEDMQLALMKYGIPKDHIIMDHAGFRTLDSVIRAKDIFGQHKLVIISQKFHNERAVFLARKNGMEAFGYNAADVNKYAGLKTNLREYLAKAKVYWDLVFGVEPKFGGEKIEIK comes from the coding sequence ATGAAAAAAGTAATTAAAAATATTTTTAAAATTTTCCTGCTGCTTCTGGCTGCAGGAATTATTTTTATAGCCTGGGCTAATTACAGCATCAAAAAAGAAAGCAGTGCTTTTCTTTCTTACCTCGCTACTGATGTTCCGGAAACGAAAACTGCTTTGCTGCTTGGAACCGGAAAAACATTAAGCAACGGAATGCCCAATGCGTACTTCGACAACAGGATTCAGGCTGCCATAGATCTGTATAAAAGCGGAAAGGTAAAATACATTATCGTAAGTGGTGACAACAGCAGTAAGGACTATAATGAACCTGAAGATATGCAGCTTGCTTTGATGAAGTATGGTATTCCGAAAGATCATATCATCATGGATCATGCCGGATTCAGAACACTGGATTCCGTGATCAGGGCAAAAGATATCTTCGGACAGCATAAACTGGTGATCATCTCGCAGAAATTCCATAACGAAAGGGCTGTTTTTCTTGCCAGAAAGAACGGAATGGAAGCTTTCGGGTATAATGCAGCGGATGTGAACAAATATGCAGGTTTAAAAACAAATCTGAGAGAATATCTGGCGAAAGCAAAAGTATACTGGGACCTTGTTTTCGGAGTAGAACCCAAATTTGGAGGAGAAAAGATTGAAATAAAATAA
- a CDS encoding lipoprotein signal peptidase, producing MKKILAITFLVLLIDQASKIYIKTHFNLDDSINVLPGFKLTFVENPGMAYGLHFGGIIGKYFLVILRLFLIGGMVYMFKKWLKQGASNYLLIPMAIIFAGAIGNIIDGMFYGLIFDSGTVYDQSIDRWIGYGGVSKFVPVGQGYSSFMKGCVVDMLHFPLVDWYVPENIPLIGGKHIEFFKYIFNVADSAITVGATLLLIFRKKAFPNGLEF from the coding sequence ATGAAAAAGATCTTAGCTATAACATTTTTAGTATTGTTAATTGATCAGGCTTCAAAAATTTACATCAAAACCCATTTCAACCTGGATGACAGTATTAATGTTCTTCCCGGTTTTAAACTGACTTTCGTGGAAAATCCAGGAATGGCTTACGGGCTTCATTTCGGGGGAATTATAGGAAAATATTTCCTGGTTATCCTTAGGCTTTTCTTAATTGGAGGTATGGTTTATATGTTCAAGAAATGGCTGAAACAGGGAGCTTCCAATTATCTTTTGATTCCAATGGCTATTATTTTTGCCGGCGCTATCGGAAATATTATTGATGGAATGTTTTACGGACTGATCTTTGACAGCGGAACGGTTTATGACCAAAGTATCGACCGATGGATCGGGTACGGCGGTGTTTCTAAATTTGTTCCTGTAGGACAGGGCTATTCTTCTTTTATGAAAGGCTGCGTAGTAGATATGCTTCACTTTCCTTTGGTAGACTGGTATGTTCCTGAAAACATCCCTTTGATCGGAGGTAAACACATCGAATTCTTCAAATATATTTTCAATGTAGCCGATTCTGCCATTACCGTAGGAGCTACTTTGTTATTAATATTCAGAAAAAAAGCTTTCCCGAACGGACTTGAGTTTTAA
- a CDS encoding DUF2683 family protein — protein MESIIIHPKNPMELSALKSVLKDMNIRYERAQTKNTFHTEKVAKKIFDKKNTEKPSKPKGE, from the coding sequence ATGGAATCTATCATTATACATCCTAAAAACCCTATGGAACTGAGCGCACTGAAAAGTGTTTTAAAAGATATGAATATCAGATATGAAAGGGCTCAGACCAAAAATACTTTCCATACAGAAAAAGTAGCCAAGAAGATTTTCGACAAGAAAAACACGGAAAAACCTTCTAAACCAAAAGGAGAGTAA
- a CDS encoding DUF6576 domain-containing protein yields MSEVIILGIIVAAVLLFFNRVWIKNRFFPDQQKNYTIDDQFNSDKREREKEIDRLLSKMGNNGISDLSAKERKRLDELSKM; encoded by the coding sequence ATGAGCGAAGTAATAATTTTAGGCATTATTGTGGCCGCGGTTTTGCTGTTTTTCAACAGAGTCTGGATCAAAAACAGATTCTTTCCTGATCAGCAGAAGAACTACACCATCGATGACCAGTTTAATTCTGATAAACGCGAAAGGGAAAAAGAAATAGACAGACTTTTGAGTAAGATGGGCAATAACGGCATCAGTGATTTATCTGCAAAAGAAAGAAAAAGACTGGACGAATTGTCCAAAATGTAA
- a CDS encoding TraR/DksA family transcriptional regulator: MSDERVRYNDTDLQEFKAIIKEKIEKAEKDLQLIRESFINDQNNGTDDTSPTFKAFEEGAETLSKEQNSILAGRQEKFVRDLKNALIRIENKTYGVCRVTGKLIPKERLLAVPHATLSIEAKNMQK; the protein is encoded by the coding sequence ATGTCAGACGAAAGAGTAAGATACAACGATACTGATTTACAGGAGTTTAAAGCTATCATAAAAGAAAAAATAGAAAAAGCGGAAAAAGATCTTCAGCTGATCAGAGAGAGTTTCATCAATGACCAGAATAACGGTACAGATGATACGTCTCCTACATTCAAAGCTTTTGAAGAAGGAGCAGAGACGCTGAGCAAAGAACAGAACTCTATATTAGCCGGACGCCAGGAAAAATTCGTGCGTGATCTTAAAAATGCTTTGATCAGAATCGAAAACAAGACGTACGGGGTCTGCAGAGTAACAGGAAAACTGATTCCTAAGGAAAGACTATTAGCCGTTCCTCACGCTACGCTGAGCATTGAAGCGAAAAATATGCAGAAATAA
- the ileS gene encoding isoleucine--tRNA ligase, whose amino-acid sequence MSQFKEYKNLNLIDVAENVAEFWKQNKTFNKSVEIREGQPEFVFYEGPPSANGMPGIHHVMARALKDIFCRYQTQNGKQVFRKAGWDTHGLPVELGVEKELGITKEDIGKKISIEDYNKACREAVMRYTDVWNNLTEKIGYWVDLEDPYITYKSKYMETVWWLLKQLYDKELLYKGYTIQPYSPKAGTGLSSHELNQPGTYRDVSDTTVVAQFKAKKETSGLFNDVDGDVHVLAWTTTPWTLPSNTALAVGRDIEYILVKTFNQYTFEPITIVLARVLLPKLFGKKYAEGTDEDFANYTAESKVIPFKVLKEFTGEKLAGTQYEQLIPWFTPNDSPEKAFRVIIGDFVTTEDGTGIVHIAPTFGADDARVGKENGIPPMLVKDENDNLVPLVDLQGKFIKGENVPELFSGKYIKNEYYDDGTAPEKSWDVELAIVLKTENKAFKVEKYVHSYPHCWRTDKPVLYYPLDSWFVKMTAVKDRLVNLNKEINWKPKATGEGRFANWLENVNDWNLSRSRYWGIPLPIWRTEDLKEEKIIGSVEELYNEIEKSVAAGFMHENPFKGFIIGNMSEQNYSLVDLHKNVVDKVVLVSDSGRAMNRESDLIDVWFDSGSMPYAQLHYPFENKEMIDNNKAFPADFIAEGVDQTRGWFYTLHAIGTAVFDSVAYKNVMSNGLVLDKNGQKMSKRLGNAVDPFETLSVYGPDATRWYMISNANPWENLKFDIEGIDEVRRKFFGTLYNTYSFFALYANVDGFNYSEKEVENRPEIDRWILSELNLLIKEVKAFYEDYEPTRVARAISNFVNDNLSNWYVRLCRRRFWKGDYSDDKISAYQTLYTCLETVAKLSAPIAPFFMDQLYQDLNKVTGKENVESVHLTDFPVADESLIDQDLVEKTHLAQNITSMVFSLRKKENMKVRQPLQKVLVPVLDAKTEEQILAVADLIKQEVNVKELQLINAEEASHLIVKQIKPNFKALGPKLGKDMKTVGGEIANFNTDQIATLEKEGKIDIQGYEITLDDVEISTKDIPGWTVTSDGKITVALDLTLTEELKSEGIAREFINRIQNLRKEKNFELTDRIKISIEENSPFIEDVRKNEEYISSEVLSNKIEIVSSLSNFNEIEIDEVNFKINVEKN is encoded by the coding sequence ATGAGCCAATTTAAAGAATACAAAAACCTCAACCTTATTGACGTCGCAGAGAATGTAGCGGAATTTTGGAAACAAAATAAAACTTTCAATAAGAGTGTTGAGATTCGTGAGGGGCAACCTGAGTTTGTTTTTTATGAAGGTCCGCCTTCAGCAAACGGTATGCCCGGGATTCACCATGTTATGGCTAGAGCATTAAAGGATATTTTCTGTCGTTATCAAACTCAGAACGGGAAACAGGTTTTCCGTAAAGCGGGTTGGGATACACACGGACTTCCTGTGGAGCTAGGCGTAGAAAAGGAATTAGGAATTACGAAAGAAGATATTGGCAAAAAAATTTCTATTGAAGATTACAACAAAGCATGTCGTGAAGCGGTAATGCGTTACACAGACGTTTGGAATAACCTTACTGAAAAAATAGGATATTGGGTAGACCTTGAAGATCCGTATATCACCTACAAGTCAAAATATATGGAGACAGTGTGGTGGCTGTTGAAGCAATTGTATGATAAAGAATTATTGTACAAAGGTTACACCATCCAGCCTTATTCTCCAAAAGCAGGTACGGGACTTTCTTCTCATGAGCTGAACCAGCCGGGAACGTACCGTGATGTTTCGGATACTACGGTTGTGGCACAGTTTAAAGCGAAGAAAGAAACATCTGGACTGTTTAATGATGTAGATGGAGACGTACATGTTTTAGCATGGACAACGACTCCCTGGACACTGCCTTCCAATACGGCTCTTGCAGTAGGAAGAGATATTGAATATATCTTGGTTAAAACATTCAACCAGTATACATTTGAGCCGATAACAATTGTTTTGGCGAGAGTTCTTTTGCCTAAATTATTCGGTAAGAAATATGCAGAAGGTACAGATGAAGATTTTGCAAATTACACGGCAGAAAGCAAGGTAATTCCTTTCAAAGTATTAAAAGAATTCACAGGAGAGAAACTTGCGGGAACTCAATACGAGCAACTAATCCCTTGGTTTACACCGAATGACTCACCGGAGAAAGCATTCAGAGTGATCATCGGAGATTTCGTGACCACTGAGGACGGTACAGGTATCGTTCACATTGCTCCTACTTTTGGGGCAGATGATGCGAGAGTTGGAAAAGAAAACGGCATTCCGCCCATGTTGGTGAAAGATGAGAATGACAACCTGGTTCCCCTTGTGGACTTACAGGGTAAATTCATCAAAGGAGAAAATGTCCCTGAACTATTCTCAGGAAAATATATCAAGAACGAATATTACGATGACGGAACTGCCCCTGAGAAATCTTGGGATGTAGAACTGGCTATTGTATTGAAGACGGAAAACAAAGCCTTTAAAGTAGAGAAATATGTTCACAGTTATCCACACTGCTGGAGAACTGACAAACCGGTATTGTATTACCCGCTTGATTCATGGTTTGTGAAAATGACTGCTGTAAAAGACAGACTGGTTAATTTAAACAAAGAAATCAACTGGAAGCCAAAAGCTACCGGAGAAGGGCGTTTTGCCAACTGGTTAGAAAATGTAAACGACTGGAATTTATCCCGTTCAAGATATTGGGGTATCCCATTACCGATCTGGAGAACTGAAGATCTGAAAGAAGAGAAGATCATAGGATCTGTAGAAGAACTATACAACGAGATCGAAAAATCTGTTGCAGCAGGATTCATGCATGAAAATCCGTTCAAAGGGTTCATCATCGGGAATATGTCTGAGCAGAATTATTCACTGGTAGATCTTCACAAAAATGTGGTGGATAAAGTGGTGCTGGTTTCAGATTCAGGAAGAGCAATGAATCGTGAGAGCGACCTGATCGACGTTTGGTTCGATTCAGGATCTATGCCTTATGCACAGCTGCATTATCCGTTCGAGAACAAAGAAATGATCGACAATAACAAGGCGTTTCCTGCAGATTTCATCGCAGAAGGTGTTGACCAGACGCGTGGATGGTTCTATACCCTTCACGCAATCGGAACGGCTGTTTTTGATTCTGTGGCTTATAAAAATGTAATGAGTAACGGGCTTGTTCTGGATAAGAACGGTCAGAAAATGTCAAAACGTTTAGGAAATGCAGTAGATCCTTTTGAAACCCTTTCAGTATACGGACCGGATGCTACGAGATGGTATATGATCTCGAATGCCAATCCTTGGGAAAACCTGAAGTTTGATATCGAAGGGATTGACGAAGTGAGAAGAAAGTTTTTCGGAACACTGTACAATACTTATTCATTCTTTGCATTGTATGCGAACGTAGATGGTTTCAATTATTCTGAAAAAGAAGTGGAAAACCGTCCGGAAATAGACCGATGGATCCTTTCTGAGCTTAATCTTTTAATTAAAGAAGTAAAAGCATTCTACGAAGATTACGAACCGACAAGAGTAGCCAGAGCAATCAGCAATTTTGTGAATGATAACCTGAGCAACTGGTACGTAAGATTATGCAGAAGACGTTTCTGGAAGGGAGATTATTCTGATGATAAAATCTCTGCTTACCAGACTTTATATACATGTCTTGAGACCGTGGCAAAATTATCCGCACCAATTGCTCCGTTCTTTATGGATCAATTGTATCAGGACCTGAATAAAGTAACAGGAAAAGAGAACGTTGAATCTGTGCATTTAACAGATTTCCCGGTTGCTGATGAAAGTTTGATCGATCAGGATCTGGTTGAAAAAACACATCTGGCACAGAACATCACAAGTATGGTTTTCTCTTTAAGAAAGAAAGAGAACATGAAAGTGCGTCAGCCCTTGCAGAAAGTATTGGTTCCGGTTCTGGATGCCAAAACTGAAGAGCAGATCTTGGCGGTTGCAGACCTGATCAAACAGGAAGTAAACGTTAAAGAATTACAGCTGATCAATGCTGAGGAAGCCTCACATTTGATTGTAAAACAGATCAAGCCTAATTTCAAAGCATTAGGTCCTAAACTAGGAAAAGATATGAAAACAGTGGGCGGAGAAATCGCCAACTTTAATACAGATCAGATTGCCACCCTTGAGAAGGAAGGAAAAATAGATATTCAGGGGTACGAAATTACGCTTGATGATGTGGAAATCTCCACAAAAGATATCCCGGGATGGACGGTAACTTCCGATGGGAAAATAACTGTGGCACTAGATTTGACGTTAACAGAAGAATTAAAATCTGAAGGTATCGCAAGAGAGTTCATCAACAGAATTCAAAACCTGCGAAAAGAGAAGAACTTTGAACTGACAGACAGGATTAAAATCTCCATTGAAGAAAATTCACCATTCATTGAAGATGTTAGGAAAAATGAGGAATATATTTCTTCAGAGGTCTTGTCAAATAAAATAGAAATTGTATCTTCACTTTCAAATTTTAACGAAATCGAAATAGATGAGGTTAATTTTAAGATAAATGTCGAAAAAAATTAA
- a CDS encoding M23 family metallopeptidase, producing MKNFCKLIVVVYFLTGVIAQAQNNYPQNYFRNPLNIPMQLAANFGAVRSNHFHMGLDLRTNSQENQTVVAAADGYVSRIKVERYGFGNAVYITHPNGYTTVYAHLNSYFDKLDDDVKERQYKDEKWEQDISFSPGQFPVAKGQLIALSGNTGGSAGPHLHFEIRDTKTEECINPLLFGFTIPDSIAPVISGLYWYDRRFSTYEPGANGVSVKKTGSLYTTDVVQVSSPQISFAVKAVDKANQGFNLGIYHAELLMDDQLIYSFSIDKVSYDDTRYLNGCIDYTRFVKGKMSIQHLSTLPGMKLKNYSLPDLNGIITLQDEEIHRIEIVLKDVKGNTSRLATKVRLNKNADKVSPAGKTVIPGEGKTVTTENAEINLSKNAVYDAMNFMMYEKPGTDADAVSNTIILQSPSIPVHDYYTVKIKPNRKLTNEEKEKVVVLLNYGSDTDAVRGKWNNDKVEGQFNRLGTATLLLDNSLPSVSAGWKEGALIANSALRLRGTAKIGEIISFRAELDGKWLRFARVKDDFVYIFDEKCPKGSGSHTLNVTTINTAGNTNTQTFTFQR from the coding sequence ATGAAAAATTTTTGCAAACTGATCGTTGTTGTTTACTTTCTTACTGGTGTTATCGCACAAGCTCAGAATAATTATCCACAAAATTATTTTAGAAATCCTCTGAATATTCCCATGCAGCTGGCCGCCAATTTTGGAGCGGTCCGTTCCAATCATTTTCATATGGGATTGGATCTGAGGACCAACAGCCAGGAAAACCAGACGGTCGTTGCCGCAGCAGACGGTTATGTGAGCAGAATAAAAGTGGAGCGGTATGGTTTCGGAAATGCGGTTTATATTACCCACCCGAACGGCTATACCACAGTCTATGCCCACCTCAATTCATATTTTGACAAGCTGGATGACGATGTTAAAGAAAGACAGTATAAAGATGAAAAGTGGGAGCAGGACATTAGCTTTTCCCCAGGACAGTTTCCTGTAGCCAAAGGTCAGTTGATTGCATTGAGCGGAAATACCGGAGGCTCGGCGGGACCTCATTTGCATTTTGAAATAAGAGATACAAAAACGGAAGAATGCATCAATCCTTTGCTTTTTGGTTTTACTATTCCGGATAGCATTGCCCCTGTCATTAGCGGGCTTTACTGGTACGACAGACGTTTCAGTACTTATGAACCCGGAGCAAACGGAGTGTCTGTTAAGAAGACAGGAAGTCTGTATACCACCGATGTTGTTCAGGTGAGTTCCCCACAAATAAGCTTTGCCGTTAAAGCTGTAGATAAAGCCAATCAGGGGTTTAATCTTGGGATTTATCATGCAGAATTATTGATGGATGATCAATTGATTTACAGCTTTTCCATTGACAAAGTAAGCTATGATGATACCCGTTATCTGAATGGCTGTATAGACTATACCAGGTTTGTAAAAGGCAAAATGAGTATTCAGCATTTGTCTACTTTGCCGGGAATGAAATTGAAAAATTACAGTCTGCCCGATTTGAATGGAATTATTACTCTTCAGGACGAAGAGATTCACAGAATTGAAATTGTCTTGAAAGATGTTAAAGGAAATACAAGCCGTTTGGCAACCAAAGTTCGGTTAAATAAAAATGCAGATAAAGTTTCTCCTGCAGGTAAAACGGTAATCCCCGGAGAAGGAAAAACAGTGACTACAGAGAATGCTGAAATTAATCTGAGCAAAAATGCCGTTTATGATGCCATGAACTTTATGATGTATGAAAAACCGGGTACTGATGCGGATGCAGTTTCAAATACTATTATTTTGCAAAGCCCATCTATACCGGTTCATGATTATTATACCGTAAAAATAAAGCCCAATAGAAAATTAACTAATGAAGAAAAAGAGAAAGTCGTTGTTCTGCTGAATTATGGAAGCGATACAGACGCGGTAAGAGGAAAATGGAATAATGACAAAGTAGAAGGACAGTTCAATAGATTAGGCACGGCTACACTTTTGCTGGATAATAGTTTACCATCCGTTTCAGCGGGTTGGAAGGAGGGAGCTCTTATAGCCAATAGTGCTTTACGATTGAGAGGAACGGCTAAAATTGGCGAAATTATATCATTTCGTGCAGAGCTGGATGGAAAATGGCTCCGTTTTGCCCGTGTAAAAGATGATTTTGTCTATATTTTTGATGAAAAATGTCCGAAAGGCTCAGGTTCACATACTTTAAATGTAACCACAATCAATACGGCAGGAAATACCAATACACAGACATTTACTTTTCAAAGGTAA